One window of Botrimarina mediterranea genomic DNA carries:
- a CDS encoding dipeptidase, translating into MSNAEDREPIVVSDEALELHHSALMIDGHNDLPWEIRTKGSSDFSKIDIAQPQPRLQTDLPRAREGGLKCQFWSVWVPAELDGTGKALATTLEQIELVKLMVDRYPGDLELALTSDDIERIAGEGKIASLIGVEGGHCIEESLSTLRRLHELGARYMTLTHGNTISWADSGTDKPQHGGLTEFGKEVIREMNRLGMMVDISHVSVEVMHQALDTSTAPVIFSHSSSRAVADHPRNVPDDVLERLKEKDGVVMVNFFSAFVVPAAADNYAATFQIRRDLEAEGADEETIERKQREYRRANRMPRGSIHDLLDHIDHIAEVAGIEHVGIGSDFDGVSVLPEGLEDVACYPRITQGLLDRGYTPEEIRGVLGGNLLRVMRKVEAAKE; encoded by the coding sequence ATGTCGAACGCCGAAGACCGTGAGCCCATCGTCGTCAGCGACGAAGCGCTCGAGTTGCATCATTCGGCGCTGATGATCGATGGTCACAACGACCTGCCGTGGGAGATCCGCACCAAGGGCTCCAGCGATTTCTCGAAGATCGACATCGCCCAGCCGCAGCCGAGGTTGCAGACCGACCTGCCACGGGCGCGCGAGGGGGGGCTCAAGTGCCAGTTCTGGAGCGTCTGGGTCCCTGCCGAACTCGATGGCACCGGCAAGGCGCTCGCCACGACGCTCGAACAGATCGAACTCGTCAAGCTGATGGTCGATCGCTACCCGGGCGACCTCGAGCTCGCGCTGACGTCCGACGACATCGAACGGATCGCCGGCGAGGGGAAGATCGCGTCGCTGATCGGCGTCGAAGGGGGCCATTGCATCGAGGAGTCGCTCAGCACGCTGCGGCGGCTGCACGAGCTCGGCGCCCGGTACATGACCCTCACGCACGGCAACACGATCTCGTGGGCCGACTCGGGGACCGACAAGCCTCAACACGGCGGGCTCACCGAATTCGGCAAGGAGGTCATCCGTGAGATGAACCGGCTGGGGATGATGGTCGATATCTCGCACGTCTCGGTCGAGGTGATGCACCAGGCGCTCGACACCAGCACGGCGCCGGTGATCTTCAGCCACAGCTCGTCTCGCGCCGTCGCCGACCATCCACGCAATGTCCCCGACGACGTGCTGGAGCGGCTGAAGGAGAAGGACGGCGTCGTGATGGTCAATTTCTTTAGCGCGTTCGTCGTCCCCGCCGCGGCGGACAACTACGCCGCGACGTTCCAGATCCGCCGCGACCTGGAAGCGGAGGGCGCCGACGAGGAGACGATCGAGCGCAAGCAGAGAGAGTATCGCCGCGCCAACCGCATGCCCCGCGGATCGATCCATGACCTCCTCGACCACATCGACCACATCGCCGAGGTGGCGGGGATCGAGCACGTCGGCATCGGCTCGGACTTCGACGGCGTCAGCGTCCTCCCCGAGGGCCTCGAGGACGTGGCCTGCTACCCACGGATCACCCAGGGCCTCCTCGACCGCGGCTACACGCCCGAAGAGATCCGCGGCGTACTGGGCGGGAACCTGCTGCGCGTGATGCGGAAGGTGGAAGCGGCGAAGGAGTAG
- a CDS encoding serine hydrolase translates to MWRQLLCLALVALVSTASLAKPTAQQALGKALRPMLEGHQGAVTVAIKHLETGETFTFDADRPMPSASMIKLPIMLTAYRAELRGDLSMDDKLELKESDKVPGSGLLTEHFTPGTELTLRDAIRLMMGWSDNTATNLVIEAIGRSDDEAEGDTPAAKGIRSVNRLMEGLGYDNMRLNSLVFRGDTTIAPERSKKFGLGVMTAAETIDLYEKIVKMTPPGFDEDEIEEARKEMLDHLRACQSKDTLPRLLPKGTTVAHKGGSVSASRCDGGVIESPTGPIAVCVMTTDNKDTGWGAEAEPMTLIAQVGKAAFDYFTEGAGAVDAPQVARVLRMGQEDPLVEPLQRTLNERLDPSPDLSVDGDFGPNTDSAVKAFQKKNGLKPTGEVDGAFWKALGPLVMEDRPAPAPEEAMKDLPPLKPQDPVTGPPVVSCAAWAIADGETGKLLWGYNDAGTRDPASTTKMMTAYVVLKIAEEDPKVLDEVITFSERADKTGGSTSAVKAGEKVTVRELLYGLMLPSGNDASVAFAEHFGDRLPGEDDESAYDRFIAKMNATAKELGMDGTGYRNTHGLTAEGHVTTAQDLVKLAHAAMQNELFRKVVATRRYATTLSSTAGYERNIVWNNTDSLLGTEGFYGVKTGTTGPAGACLVSAGKRGDKPLYVVILGASTGANRYLDARNLYRWAWNELGVE, encoded by the coding sequence ATGTGGCGACAGCTACTTTGCCTGGCTCTAGTTGCCCTGGTTTCGACCGCATCGCTGGCGAAGCCGACGGCCCAGCAGGCTCTCGGCAAGGCGCTGCGGCCGATGCTCGAAGGCCATCAGGGCGCCGTCACGGTCGCGATCAAGCACCTCGAAACGGGCGAGACATTCACATTCGACGCCGACCGGCCGATGCCCTCGGCGAGCATGATCAAGCTGCCGATCATGCTCACCGCCTATCGCGCGGAGCTGAGGGGCGACTTGTCGATGGATGACAAGCTCGAACTAAAGGAATCGGACAAGGTACCCGGCTCGGGCCTGCTGACCGAGCACTTCACTCCCGGGACGGAACTCACGCTGCGTGACGCGATCCGCCTGATGATGGGCTGGAGCGACAACACGGCCACCAACCTCGTCATCGAAGCGATCGGTCGTTCCGACGACGAGGCGGAAGGTGATACGCCCGCCGCCAAGGGGATCCGCTCCGTCAATCGGCTGATGGAAGGCCTCGGCTACGACAACATGCGGCTGAACTCGCTGGTGTTCCGCGGCGACACGACAATCGCCCCCGAACGAAGTAAGAAGTTCGGTCTGGGCGTGATGACCGCGGCCGAAACGATCGACCTCTACGAGAAGATCGTGAAGATGACGCCGCCGGGCTTCGACGAGGACGAAATCGAGGAGGCCCGCAAAGAGATGCTCGACCACCTCCGCGCTTGTCAATCGAAGGACACGCTGCCGCGGCTGTTGCCGAAGGGGACCACCGTGGCGCACAAGGGAGGGAGCGTCTCCGCCTCGCGCTGCGATGGCGGCGTCATCGAGTCGCCCACCGGGCCGATCGCCGTTTGCGTGATGACGACGGACAACAAGGACACCGGCTGGGGCGCCGAGGCGGAGCCGATGACGCTGATCGCTCAGGTCGGCAAGGCGGCGTTCGACTACTTCACCGAGGGCGCCGGCGCCGTGGACGCGCCGCAGGTCGCCCGCGTGCTGCGGATGGGGCAAGAGGACCCGCTGGTCGAGCCCTTGCAACGGACGCTCAACGAACGCCTCGACCCGAGCCCCGACCTGTCGGTCGATGGCGACTTCGGCCCCAACACCGACTCGGCGGTCAAGGCGTTCCAGAAGAAGAACGGCCTCAAGCCGACCGGCGAAGTCGATGGCGCGTTCTGGAAGGCGCTCGGCCCGCTGGTGATGGAAGACAGGCCCGCGCCGGCGCCGGAAGAGGCAATGAAGGACCTGCCGCCGCTGAAGCCGCAGGACCCGGTCACCGGCCCGCCGGTCGTCAGCTGCGCGGCGTGGGCGATCGCCGACGGCGAGACCGGCAAGCTTCTCTGGGGTTACAACGACGCCGGCACGCGCGACCCGGCCAGCACCACCAAGATGATGACGGCCTACGTCGTTCTCAAGATCGCCGAAGAAGACCCGAAGGTGCTCGACGAGGTGATTACTTTCAGTGAGCGCGCCGACAAGACGGGCGGCTCGACGTCGGCAGTCAAAGCCGGCGAGAAGGTCACCGTCCGCGAACTGCTCTACGGCCTGATGCTGCCTTCGGGGAACGACGCGTCGGTCGCCTTCGCCGAGCACTTCGGCGACCGCTTGCCCGGCGAAGATGACGAATCGGCGTACGACCGCTTCATCGCCAAGATGAACGCCACGGCCAAGGAGCTGGGCATGGACGGCACCGGTTACCGCAACACGCACGGCCTCACCGCCGAGGGGCACGTCACCACCGCGCAGGACTTGGTGAAGCTCGCCCACGCGGCGATGCAGAACGAGCTGTTCCGTAAGGTCGTGGCGACGCGGCGTTACGCCACGACGCTCAGCTCGACGGCCGGCTACGAGCGGAACATCGTCTGGAACAACACCGACTCGCTGCTGGGGACCGAAGGCTTCTACGGCGTCAAGACCGGCACCACCGGCCCAGCGGGGGCGTGCCTCGTCTCGGCCGGCAAGCGCGGCGACAAGCCGCTGTACGTTGTCATCCTTGGCGCTTCGACGGGCGCCAACCGTTATCTCGACGCCCGGAATCTGTACCGCTGGGCTTGGAACGAACTGGGGGTCGAATGA
- a CDS encoding dipeptide epimerase, whose translation MIQVSTQHYRLPLKHVFTIARGSSSVRDTMIVSLTVDGVTGYGEATSNSYYKATIPEMVADVERVTPLIAGFNYSSPDALVSELIPQLAAQLEGRPFPLCALDMAIHDLWGKLRGEPVWRLWGLNTANAPTSNYTIGIDTIPKMVEKAAEVADWPVLKIKLGTSEDLEIVRELRQHTKALFRVDANCGWTADQTIEYAPELKELGVEFIEQALPAEDREGARKVFQHSVLPVIADESCISESDVARCVDHFHGINIKLVKCGGLAPARRMVAEARKHGLKVMAGCMTESTVGISALGQLAPMLDYVDMDGAALLADDLADGVKVVAGRQQYPDRPGSGIELYDRASELAVN comes from the coding sequence ATGATCCAAGTCTCGACGCAGCACTACCGCCTGCCGCTCAAGCACGTCTTTACGATTGCGCGGGGGTCGTCGTCCGTGCGGGACACGATGATCGTCTCGCTCACGGTGGACGGCGTCACCGGCTATGGCGAGGCGACCTCGAACTCGTACTACAAGGCGACCATCCCCGAGATGGTCGCCGACGTCGAGCGGGTCACGCCGTTGATCGCGGGGTTTAACTACTCGTCGCCCGACGCGCTGGTGAGCGAGTTGATCCCGCAGCTCGCCGCCCAGCTCGAAGGCCGCCCCTTCCCGCTGTGCGCGCTCGACATGGCGATCCATGACCTGTGGGGCAAACTCCGTGGCGAACCGGTCTGGCGGCTGTGGGGGCTGAACACCGCCAACGCGCCGACCTCGAACTACACGATCGGCATCGACACCATCCCGAAGATGGTCGAGAAGGCCGCCGAGGTCGCCGACTGGCCGGTGCTAAAGATTAAGCTCGGCACGAGCGAAGACCTCGAGATCGTCCGCGAACTGCGTCAACACACGAAGGCCCTATTCCGCGTCGACGCCAACTGCGGCTGGACCGCCGACCAGACGATCGAGTACGCGCCGGAGCTGAAAGAGCTGGGCGTTGAGTTCATCGAGCAGGCCCTGCCGGCCGAGGACCGCGAGGGCGCCCGCAAGGTGTTCCAGCACAGCGTGCTCCCAGTGATCGCCGACGAAAGCTGTATCTCCGAGTCGGACGTGGCCCGCTGCGTCGATCACTTCCACGGCATCAACATCAAGCTCGTGAAGTGCGGCGGACTCGCGCCCGCGCGGCGGATGGTCGCCGAAGCTCGGAAGCATGGCCTCAAGGTCATGGCGGGATGTATGACGGAATCAACCGTCGGCATCTCGGCTCTGGGTCAACTAGCGCCGATGCTCGACTACGTCGATATGGACGGCGCCGCGCTGCTGGCGGACGACTTGGCGGACGGCGTCAAAGTCGTCGCCGGCCGCCAACAGTACCCCGACCGCCCCGGCAGCGGGATCGAGCTCTATGATCGCGCAAGTGAGTTGGCGGTCAACTAA
- a CDS encoding DUF1611 domain-containing protein, translated as MASSTNTPIGGSRIVILTEGKTDPLTAKTANVMLRCRGEDVVAVLDSTQKGKTAQELLGVGGDTPIVGSLDEVEKPDTLLIGVATAGGKIPAEWRALCLDAVKRGMSIVSGMHQFLSDDAEIVAAAAEAGVTIHDVRKNNEKDVATRLDLTDDCFRVLTIGQDCSVGKMLSALEISRGLERKGVDSKFVATGQTGIMVEGDGLPIDCVVSDFVNGACEKLVRQNLSREVMIVEGQATITHPRFSAVSLGLLHGTNPHAMIYVYEAGRETMRGMDYLPLPSHKSVIDAYEHMAAFGNPAKVIAIAMNSRKLSDAEAEAERERMRAEFGLPIADPIRHGTDELTDAILAAKNARS; from the coding sequence ATGGCTAGCTCCACTAACACACCGATCGGCGGCAGCCGCATTGTCATCCTCACCGAGGGGAAGACCGACCCGCTGACGGCTAAGACCGCCAACGTGATGCTCCGCTGCCGCGGCGAGGACGTCGTTGCGGTGCTCGACTCGACGCAGAAAGGGAAGACGGCCCAAGAGCTGCTCGGCGTCGGCGGCGATACGCCGATTGTTGGTTCCTTGGATGAAGTAGAGAAGCCCGACACGCTGCTCATCGGCGTCGCCACCGCCGGCGGCAAGATCCCGGCCGAATGGCGAGCCCTCTGCCTCGACGCGGTGAAGCGCGGCATGAGCATCGTCTCGGGCATGCACCAGTTTCTGTCGGACGACGCCGAGATCGTCGCCGCCGCGGCCGAAGCGGGCGTCACGATCCACGACGTCCGCAAGAACAACGAAAAGGACGTCGCCACACGGCTCGACCTGACCGATGATTGCTTCCGCGTGCTGACGATCGGCCAGGACTGCTCCGTCGGCAAGATGCTATCTGCCCTGGAGATCTCACGCGGGCTCGAGCGCAAGGGCGTCGATTCGAAGTTCGTCGCCACCGGGCAGACGGGCATCATGGTCGAAGGGGACGGCCTGCCGATCGACTGCGTCGTCTCCGACTTCGTGAATGGCGCTTGCGAGAAGCTCGTGCGGCAAAACCTGTCGCGCGAGGTGATGATCGTCGAGGGCCAGGCCACGATCACGCACCCGCGGTTCTCTGCCGTGTCGCTTGGCTTGCTGCACGGCACGAATCCGCACGCCATGATCTACGTCTACGAAGCCGGCCGCGAGACGATGCGCGGGATGGACTACCTGCCGCTGCCGTCGCACAAGAGCGTGATCGACGCCTACGAGCACATGGCCGCGTTCGGCAACCCCGCGAAGGTGATCGCGATCGCGATGAACAGCCGCAAGCTGTCGGACGCCGAGGCCGAAGCCGAGCGCGAGCGGATGCGGGCCGAGTTCGGCCTGCCCATTGCCGACCCCATCCGCCACGGCACCGACGAACTAACCGACGCGATCCTCGCCGCTAAGAACGCTAGAAGCTAA
- a CDS encoding S66 peptidase family protein yields the protein MSDTQRKPLAIPPALRPGDAISIVAPASSPQRDRFEAAMANLTARGYRPKTYRDFCTPHGFLSGTDDERITELEAAFRDPETTMVLAVRGGYGCGRILDRVDFGLLAARPKIVCGYSDLTALHAAIQRRCGLVSFHGPNLVAGLGAGGEEQGAETEASFAMFSGQNLRDLAAPARYNVRMLSIGVAEGEMIGGNLAVLMGLLGTPDEPDFDGAVLLIEDTGEEPYRVDRMLTQLRTSGRLGQIAGAVLGYFSDYDKESRPTVDEVLAEFFGPLGVPVIAGAPFGHEHPNLPLPMGAIVRLDADAPGLELLQPVVLS from the coding sequence ATGAGCGATACTCAGCGCAAGCCGCTCGCGATTCCGCCGGCGCTAAGACCCGGCGACGCGATCTCGATCGTCGCGCCCGCCAGCTCGCCGCAGCGCGACCGCTTCGAGGCGGCGATGGCGAACCTGACGGCGCGGGGCTATCGGCCGAAGACCTACCGCGACTTCTGCACGCCGCACGGCTTCCTGTCGGGAACCGATGACGAACGCATCACCGAACTCGAAGCCGCATTTCGCGACCCCGAGACAACGATGGTGCTCGCCGTCCGCGGCGGGTATGGCTGCGGGCGGATACTGGATCGCGTTGACTTTGGCCTGCTCGCTGCGCGGCCGAAGATCGTCTGCGGCTACAGCGACCTGACCGCGCTGCACGCGGCGATCCAGCGGCGCTGTGGGCTGGTGTCCTTTCACGGGCCGAACCTTGTAGCGGGATTGGGCGCCGGTGGCGAAGAACAAGGCGCCGAAACCGAGGCGAGCTTCGCGATGTTTTCTGGACAGAATCTACGTGATTTAGCCGCGCCGGCTCGGTATAATGTACGCATGCTCAGTATCGGAGTCGCGGAGGGGGAGATGATCGGTGGCAATTTGGCGGTGCTGATGGGCTTGCTCGGCACGCCCGATGAACCCGACTTCGATGGCGCGGTCCTGCTGATCGAGGACACCGGCGAAGAGCCGTACCGCGTCGATCGGATGCTGACGCAGCTCCGCACGAGCGGGCGGCTGGGCCAGATCGCCGGGGCGGTGCTTGGGTACTTCAGCGATTACGACAAGGAGAGCCGGCCTACCGTCGACGAGGTGCTGGCCGAATTCTTCGGGCCGCTGGGCGTTCCGGTCATCGCCGGAGCGCCGTTTGGGCATGAACACCCCAACCTGCCCCTGCCGATGGGAGCGATCGTGCGGCTCGACGCGGACGCCCCGGGCCTCGAACTGCTGCAGCCGGTCGTGTTGTCGTGA
- a CDS encoding spore maturation protein: MNTADVFEVISQWTVPGVILLIVFAAWWRDVPMYESFITGAKEGFGVVIMIIPYLVAILFAIKVFLASGLFDDVKWLGEQALMAVGLERFAESFELLPLALTKPLSGGAARGVLVDLLDKDRFGPDSFVGNTGSIMMGSTETTFYVMSVYFGAVGVKRFRHTLPACLLADFAGLTAALVLGWMFFA; the protein is encoded by the coding sequence ATGAATACCGCCGATGTCTTCGAAGTCATCAGCCAGTGGACGGTGCCGGGGGTGATCCTTCTGATCGTCTTCGCCGCGTGGTGGCGGGACGTGCCGATGTACGAGTCGTTCATCACCGGCGCCAAAGAGGGTTTCGGCGTGGTGATCATGATCATCCCATACTTGGTGGCGATCCTGTTCGCGATCAAGGTCTTCCTCGCCAGCGGCTTGTTCGACGACGTCAAGTGGCTCGGCGAGCAGGCGCTGATGGCCGTCGGCCTGGAACGGTTCGCGGAATCCTTCGAGTTGCTGCCGCTCGCGCTCACCAAGCCGCTCAGCGGTGGCGCAGCGCGAGGCGTGCTGGTTGACTTGCTCGACAAAGACCGCTTCGGGCCCGACTCGTTTGTCGGCAACACGGGCTCGATCATGATGGGGAGCACCGAGACGACGTTCTATGTGATGAGCGTCTACTTCGGCGCCGTGGGCGTGAAGCGGTTCCGCCACACGCTGCCGGCGTGCCTCCTCGCCGACTTCGCGGGCCTGACGGCGGCGCTAGTGCTAGGGTGGATGTTCTTCGCATGA
- a CDS encoding nucleoside recognition domain-containing protein: MLNKIWFWLVAIGILYAPAKALVRPWLPLPPVEAVVLDDGEEPATPVTFAELGKEVTQSAIDGANVAVDVSLNLIGIMVLWLGLMQVAKDAGLVDGLAYLLRPLMRWLFPDIPDGHPAHGAILMNMSANMLGLDNAATPFGLKAMQELQELNPDKETATNAMATFLAINTSSVTLVPIAVIGYRIAAGSENPAGPLAYIMVATIVSTVVAVTAVRLLAKLPRYSVTPVAVAPVEGASS; encoded by the coding sequence ATGCTCAATAAGATTTGGTTCTGGCTGGTCGCGATCGGCATCCTCTATGCGCCGGCGAAGGCGCTGGTGCGGCCGTGGTTGCCGTTGCCGCCGGTTGAGGCCGTTGTGCTGGACGATGGCGAGGAGCCGGCGACGCCGGTGACGTTTGCGGAACTCGGCAAGGAGGTCACGCAATCGGCCATCGATGGCGCCAACGTTGCGGTTGACGTCTCACTGAACTTGATTGGCATCATGGTCCTGTGGCTGGGGCTGATGCAGGTGGCGAAGGACGCCGGCCTTGTCGATGGTTTGGCCTATCTCTTGCGGCCGCTGATGCGTTGGCTCTTCCCGGATATCCCCGACGGGCACCCGGCGCACGGCGCTATCTTGATGAACATGTCGGCGAACATGCTGGGCCTCGACAACGCGGCGACGCCCTTCGGCCTGAAGGCGATGCAAGAGTTGCAAGAGCTCAACCCCGACAAGGAGACCGCCACCAACGCGATGGCGACCTTCCTAGCGATCAATACGTCAAGCGTGACGCTCGTGCCGATCGCGGTGATCGGCTACCGCATCGCCGCTGGCAGTGAGAATCCGGCGGGGCCGCTGGCATACATCATGGTTGCGACGATCGTGAGCACCGTCGTCGCCGTCACCGCGGTGAGGCTTCTCGCCAAGCTGCCGCGTTACTCCGTGACGCCGGTGGCTGTCGCTCCTGTCGAAGGGGCATCGTCATGA
- a CDS encoding M14 family zinc carboxypeptidase — MLAWDDLVARSVITSPVGGWKPLAIAAAVEAVLAGGKHKVERREIGRSFEGRPIEMLVLGNGPKKAMMWSQMHGDEPTHTAMLLNLLKLLLEDDTPAERVLRGLTIGMILPLNPDGAERNTRQNAQGIDVNRDALEFATPEGRAFRDTILDFKPDYGFNLHNQGRRTAVASPLGPASVSLLVPPLDPEDSQTDSVQEANRVAATFFERVREACDGRVTRYDADFMARAFGEWVQRQGVSVILVEAGGWPDADFKRMEEVHFAAFVQTLDAIAATALGEPGGLEDCDPQNYLTLPRSSSYPQFDLLIRGAGVAQLSGEKAVVSKAELGVDFPGRMAGCAAMEGGTVAAIGDLHENGGLTTIETPAVIAPGRIVLAEPTDDAFDESPADWETLSAKGATTVLIPINLGAGGVEAQVAAAKRLSPPLNAALVATWDGEAPDKGLVLRRLTQGLAGGVVATLGPLPEKLVEACCRMGIPALDPATTPTRSAPVPATLDAWLRETRSVASQLGWNTRGEVMLNYPADLVLIETPADHAIAQDCLRAVYVGGTVVRDAAGLHHDSPGKWIPWGGPRG; from the coding sequence ATGCTTGCCTGGGACGATCTCGTCGCCCGTTCGGTCATTACCAGCCCCGTTGGGGGTTGGAAGCCTCTGGCGATCGCCGCGGCGGTCGAGGCGGTTCTTGCCGGGGGCAAGCATAAAGTCGAGCGGCGCGAGATCGGGCGGTCGTTCGAAGGCCGGCCGATCGAGATGCTCGTTCTCGGCAACGGGCCCAAGAAGGCGATGATGTGGTCGCAGATGCACGGCGACGAGCCGACACACACGGCCATGCTGCTAAATCTGTTGAAGTTGTTGCTAGAGGACGACACTCCGGCCGAGCGGGTCCTCCGCGGCCTGACGATCGGCATGATCCTGCCACTCAACCCGGACGGCGCCGAGCGCAATACTCGGCAGAACGCCCAGGGGATCGACGTCAACCGCGACGCCCTGGAGTTCGCCACGCCCGAGGGCCGGGCGTTCCGCGACACAATCCTCGATTTCAAACCCGACTACGGCTTCAACCTCCACAACCAGGGCCGCCGCACCGCGGTGGCGTCGCCATTGGGGCCGGCGTCGGTGTCCCTGCTCGTGCCGCCACTCGACCCCGAGGACTCGCAGACCGACTCGGTTCAGGAGGCCAACCGCGTCGCCGCGACGTTCTTCGAACGAGTCCGTGAAGCCTGCGATGGTCGCGTCACGCGCTACGACGCCGACTTCATGGCCCGGGCCTTCGGCGAGTGGGTGCAGCGGCAGGGCGTGTCGGTGATCCTCGTCGAGGCCGGCGGCTGGCCCGACGCCGACTTCAAGCGGATGGAAGAGGTCCACTTCGCCGCGTTCGTGCAGACGCTCGACGCGATCGCCGCCACGGCGCTCGGTGAGCCCGGCGGACTGGAGGACTGCGACCCGCAGAACTACCTCACCTTGCCCCGGTCGTCGTCCTACCCGCAGTTCGACCTGCTCATACGGGGCGCGGGGGTCGCGCAGCTGTCTGGCGAGAAGGCGGTGGTCTCCAAGGCGGAGCTGGGCGTCGACTTCCCCGGGCGGATGGCAGGCTGCGCGGCGATGGAGGGGGGGACGGTCGCGGCGATCGGCGACCTCCACGAGAACGGCGGCCTGACGACGATCGAGACCCCCGCCGTCATCGCCCCGGGGCGGATCGTCCTCGCTGAGCCGACCGACGACGCGTTCGACGAGAGCCCCGCCGATTGGGAGACGCTCTCCGCAAAGGGCGCGACGACGGTGCTGATCCCGATTAACCTCGGCGCCGGCGGCGTCGAGGCGCAGGTCGCGGCCGCCAAGCGTCTGTCGCCGCCGCTCAACGCGGCCCTCGTCGCCACGTGGGACGGCGAGGCGCCCGACAAAGGGCTCGTTCTTCGGCGGCTGACGCAGGGGTTAGCGGGCGGCGTGGTGGCCACGCTCGGCCCGCTGCCTGAGAAGCTCGTCGAAGCGTGTTGCCGGATGGGCATCCCCGCGCTCGACCCGGCGACAACGCCAACGCGCAGTGCGCCCGTGCCGGCGACGCTCGATGCCTGGCTCCGCGAGACGCGGAGCGTGGCGAGTCAGCTCGGCTGGAACACTCGTGGCGAGGTGATGCTGAACTACCCGGCCGACTTAGTCTTGATCGAGACACCAGCGGATCACGCCATCGCGCAGGATTGCTTGCGAGCGGTTTACGTGGGCGGTACGGTCGTTCGCGACGCCGCCGGCCTTCACCACGACTCCCCCGGTAAGTGGATCCCGTGGGGCGGGCCCAGGGGATGA
- a CDS encoding serine hydrolase, protein MDAPKPILDLAQSTPARVGLAVESLDGAWSYSVLPDEVFAQASAIKVPILWELHRAAAAGELSLDERLTVDPANGAGGCGMLQNFLPGASQMALGDLGVAMIVLSDNVATNLLIDRLGFDAVNALLVSQGANQTRLRRKMIDPEARKAGRENTSTPSEAVRLMRRLHDAEGAGDPVAAAVLKVLRLRKESPVTTVLPSDTRLATKPGMLDGLRTEWSIVEREGVNYAMALMVDGGDEILIDALVREIAVAVRLEALGASPTS, encoded by the coding sequence ATGGACGCCCCCAAGCCAATTCTCGATCTCGCCCAATCGACACCCGCCCGCGTCGGCCTGGCGGTCGAGTCGCTCGACGGCGCCTGGAGCTACTCGGTTTTGCCCGACGAGGTCTTCGCCCAGGCCAGCGCGATCAAGGTCCCGATCCTCTGGGAGCTGCACCGCGCGGCCGCGGCCGGTGAGCTGTCGCTCGACGAACGCCTGACGGTCGATCCCGCCAACGGCGCCGGCGGCTGCGGTATGTTGCAGAACTTCCTCCCGGGCGCGTCGCAGATGGCGTTAGGGGACCTGGGCGTCGCGATGATCGTTCTCAGCGACAACGTCGCCACGAACCTGCTGATCGACCGTTTAGGCTTCGACGCCGTCAACGCGTTGCTGGTCAGCCAGGGCGCCAATCAAACCCGGTTGCGCCGCAAGATGATCGACCCTGAGGCCCGGAAGGCCGGTCGAGAGAACACCTCGACTCCCTCCGAAGCCGTTCGGCTGATGCGGCGGCTGCACGACGCCGAAGGAGCGGGCGACCCCGTCGCCGCCGCCGTTCTCAAAGTTCTGCGGCTACGCAAAGAAAGCCCGGTCACGACCGTGCTGCCCAGCGACACACGTCTGGCGACCAAGCCCGGCATGCTCGACGGGCTCCGAACGGAATGGTCCATCGTCGAGCGCGAAGGCGTCAACTACGCCATGGCCCTGATGGTGGACGGCGGCGACGAGATTCTGATCGACGCCCTCGTGCGCGAAATCGCCGTGGCGGTGAGACTCGAGGCATTAGGCGCCTCGCCGACCAGCTAG